A single genomic interval of Peromyscus leucopus breed LL Stock chromosome 7, UCI_PerLeu_2.1, whole genome shotgun sequence harbors:
- the LOC119088335 gene encoding acrosomal protein SP-10-like has translation MENLLKLCLFILCFETALTLQCVLCPSYKNGECVNGNQTCTAQPGETCMIRRIWNSIEHDKLKSAELRCTEFCEFDEKRSGGETIHTYCCNHDDFCNSIDLPIVMA, from the exons ATGGAAAACCTATTGAAGCTGTGTCTCTTCATCCTCTGCTTTGAAACTG CTCTCACTTTACAGTGTGTACTGTGTCCATCTTACAAAAACGGGGAGTGTGTTAATGGGAATCAGACATGCACTGCACAACCTGGCGAAACTTGTATGATCCGCAGAATCTGGAATTCAATTGAAC ATGATAAACTGAAAAGTGCGGAGTTGAGGTGTAcagaattctgtgagtttgatgaaAAACGTTCTGGAGGTGAAACAATACATACATACTGCTGCAATCATGATGATTTCTGCAATAGCATTGATTTACCAATTGTGATGGCTTAG